A genomic window from Camelus ferus isolate YT-003-E chromosome 9, BCGSAC_Cfer_1.0, whole genome shotgun sequence includes:
- the HAS1 gene encoding hyaluronan synthase 1 isoform X1, with protein sequence MRQQDVPKPSPAARHCSGLARRVLTIAFALLILGLITWAYAAGVPLASDRYGLLAFGLYGAFLSAHLVAQSLFAYLEHRRVAAAARRAAARGPPDAATARSVALTISAYQEDPAYLRQCLVSARALLYPRARLRVLMVVDGNRAEDLYMVDMFREVFADEDPATYVWDGNYHQPWEPAAAGAAGEGEGAYREVEAEDPGRLAVEALVRTRRCVCVAQRWGGKREVMYTAFKALGDSVDYVQVCDSDTRLDPMALLELVRVLDEDPRVGAVGGDVRILNPLDSWVSFLSSLRYWVAFNVERACQSYFHCVSCISGPLGLYRNNLLQQFLEAWYNQKFLGTHCTFGDDRHLTNRMLSMGYATKYTSRSRCYSETPSSFLRWLSQQTRWSKSYFREWLYNALWWHRHHAWMTYEAVVSGLFPFFVAATVLRLFYAGRPWALLWVLLCVQGVALAKAAFAAWLRGCARMLLLSLYAPLYMGGLLPAKFLALATMNQSGWGTSGRRQLAANYVPLLPLALWALLLLGGLVRSVAHEARAEWSGPSRAAEARHLAAGAGAYVGYWVVMLTFYWVGVRRLCRRRAGGYRVQV encoded by the exons Atgagacag cagGACGTCCCCAAGCCCAGCCCGGCGGCCCGCCACTGCTCCGGCCTGGCCCGGCGGGTGCTGACCATCGCCTTCGCGCTGCTCATCCTGGGCCTCATAACCTGGGCCTACGCTGCCGGCGTGCCGCTGGCCTCCGACCGCTACGGCCTCCTGGCCTTCGGCCTCTACGGGGCCTTCCTCTCGGCGCACCTGGTGGCGCAGAGTCTCTTCGCGTACCTGGAGCACCGgcgggtggcggcggcggcgcggcgggcggcggcgcggggcccCCCGGACGCGGCCACGGCGCGCAGCGTGGCGCTGACCATCTCCGCATACCAGGAGGACCCGGCGTACCTGCGCCAGTGCCTGGTGTCCGCCCGCGCCCTGCTGTACCCGCGCGCGCGGCTGCGCGTCCTCATGGTGGTGGACGGCAACCGCGCCGAGGACCTCTACATGGTCGACATGTTCCGCGAGGTCTTCGCCGACGAGGACCCCGCCACCTACGTGTGGGACGGCAACTACCACCAGCCCTGGGAACccgcggcggcgggcgcggcgggcgAGGGCGAGGGCGCCTACCGGGAGGTGGAGGCCGAGGATCCCGGGCGGCTGGCGGTGGAGGCGCTGGTGAGGACGCGCAGATGCGTGTGTGTGGCGCAGCGCTGGGGCGGCAAGCGCGAGGTCATGTACACCGCCTTCAAGGCTCTGGGCGACTCGGTGGACTACGTGCAG GTCTGTGACTCAGACACGAGGCTGGACCCCATGGCACTGCTGGAGCTGGTGCGGGTTCTGGACGAGGACCCGCGGGTAGGGGCTGTTGGGGGTGATGTGCGGATCCTTAACCCTCTGGACTCCTGGGTCAGCTTCCTGAGCAGCCTGCGGTACTGGGTGGCCTTCAACGTGGAGCGGGCTTGTCAGAGCTATTTCCACTGTGTGTCCTGCATCAGTGGTCCCCTGG gTCTATATAGGAACAACCTCCTGCAGCAGTTCCTCGAGGCCTGGTACAACCAGAAGTTCCTGGGCACCCACTGCACCTTTGGGGATGACCGTCATCTCACCAACCGCATGCTCAGCATGGGCTATGCCACCAA GTACACGTCGCGGTCCCGCTGCTACTCGGAGACGCCGTCATCCTTCCTGCGCTGGCTGAGCCAGCAGACGCGCTGGTCCAAGTCGTACTTCCGCGAGTGGCTGTACAACGCGCTGTGGTGGCACCGGCACCACGCGTGGATGACCTACGAGGCGGTGGTCTCGGGCCTCTTCCCCTTCTTCGTGGCGGCCACGGTGCTGCGGCTCTTCTACGCCGGCCGCCCGTGGGCGCTGCTCTGGGTGCTCCTGTGCGTGCAGGGCGTGGCGCTGGCCAAGGCGGCCTTCGCCGCCTGGCTGCGGGGCTGCGCGCGGATGCTGCTGCTCTCGCTCTACGCGCCCCTCTACATGGGCGGCCTCCTGCCCGCCAAGTTCCTGGCGCTGGCCACCATGAACCAGAGCGGCTGGGGCACGTCGGGCCGCCGCCAGCTGGCTGCCAACTACGTCCCGCTGCTGCCTCTGGCCCTCTGGGCGCTGCTGCTGCTCGGGGGCCTGGTCCGCAGCGTGGCGCACGAGGCCCGCGCC
- the HAS1 gene encoding hyaluronan synthase 1 isoform X2: protein MRQDVPKPSPAARHCSGLARRVLTIAFALLILGLITWAYAAGVPLASDRYGLLAFGLYGAFLSAHLVAQSLFAYLEHRRVAAAARRAAARGPPDAATARSVALTISAYQEDPAYLRQCLVSARALLYPRARLRVLMVVDGNRAEDLYMVDMFREVFADEDPATYVWDGNYHQPWEPAAAGAAGEGEGAYREVEAEDPGRLAVEALVRTRRCVCVAQRWGGKREVMYTAFKALGDSVDYVQVCDSDTRLDPMALLELVRVLDEDPRVGAVGGDVRILNPLDSWVSFLSSLRYWVAFNVERACQSYFHCVSCISGPLGLYRNNLLQQFLEAWYNQKFLGTHCTFGDDRHLTNRMLSMGYATKYTSRSRCYSETPSSFLRWLSQQTRWSKSYFREWLYNALWWHRHHAWMTYEAVVSGLFPFFVAATVLRLFYAGRPWALLWVLLCVQGVALAKAAFAAWLRGCARMLLLSLYAPLYMGGLLPAKFLALATMNQSGWGTSGRRQLAANYVPLLPLALWALLLLGGLVRSVAHEARAEWSGPSRAAEARHLAAGAGAYVGYWVVMLTFYWVGVRRLCRRRAGGYRVQV, encoded by the exons Atgagacag GACGTCCCCAAGCCCAGCCCGGCGGCCCGCCACTGCTCCGGCCTGGCCCGGCGGGTGCTGACCATCGCCTTCGCGCTGCTCATCCTGGGCCTCATAACCTGGGCCTACGCTGCCGGCGTGCCGCTGGCCTCCGACCGCTACGGCCTCCTGGCCTTCGGCCTCTACGGGGCCTTCCTCTCGGCGCACCTGGTGGCGCAGAGTCTCTTCGCGTACCTGGAGCACCGgcgggtggcggcggcggcgcggcgggcggcggcgcggggcccCCCGGACGCGGCCACGGCGCGCAGCGTGGCGCTGACCATCTCCGCATACCAGGAGGACCCGGCGTACCTGCGCCAGTGCCTGGTGTCCGCCCGCGCCCTGCTGTACCCGCGCGCGCGGCTGCGCGTCCTCATGGTGGTGGACGGCAACCGCGCCGAGGACCTCTACATGGTCGACATGTTCCGCGAGGTCTTCGCCGACGAGGACCCCGCCACCTACGTGTGGGACGGCAACTACCACCAGCCCTGGGAACccgcggcggcgggcgcggcgggcgAGGGCGAGGGCGCCTACCGGGAGGTGGAGGCCGAGGATCCCGGGCGGCTGGCGGTGGAGGCGCTGGTGAGGACGCGCAGATGCGTGTGTGTGGCGCAGCGCTGGGGCGGCAAGCGCGAGGTCATGTACACCGCCTTCAAGGCTCTGGGCGACTCGGTGGACTACGTGCAG GTCTGTGACTCAGACACGAGGCTGGACCCCATGGCACTGCTGGAGCTGGTGCGGGTTCTGGACGAGGACCCGCGGGTAGGGGCTGTTGGGGGTGATGTGCGGATCCTTAACCCTCTGGACTCCTGGGTCAGCTTCCTGAGCAGCCTGCGGTACTGGGTGGCCTTCAACGTGGAGCGGGCTTGTCAGAGCTATTTCCACTGTGTGTCCTGCATCAGTGGTCCCCTGG gTCTATATAGGAACAACCTCCTGCAGCAGTTCCTCGAGGCCTGGTACAACCAGAAGTTCCTGGGCACCCACTGCACCTTTGGGGATGACCGTCATCTCACCAACCGCATGCTCAGCATGGGCTATGCCACCAA GTACACGTCGCGGTCCCGCTGCTACTCGGAGACGCCGTCATCCTTCCTGCGCTGGCTGAGCCAGCAGACGCGCTGGTCCAAGTCGTACTTCCGCGAGTGGCTGTACAACGCGCTGTGGTGGCACCGGCACCACGCGTGGATGACCTACGAGGCGGTGGTCTCGGGCCTCTTCCCCTTCTTCGTGGCGGCCACGGTGCTGCGGCTCTTCTACGCCGGCCGCCCGTGGGCGCTGCTCTGGGTGCTCCTGTGCGTGCAGGGCGTGGCGCTGGCCAAGGCGGCCTTCGCCGCCTGGCTGCGGGGCTGCGCGCGGATGCTGCTGCTCTCGCTCTACGCGCCCCTCTACATGGGCGGCCTCCTGCCCGCCAAGTTCCTGGCGCTGGCCACCATGAACCAGAGCGGCTGGGGCACGTCGGGCCGCCGCCAGCTGGCTGCCAACTACGTCCCGCTGCTGCCTCTGGCCCTCTGGGCGCTGCTGCTGCTCGGGGGCCTGGTCCGCAGCGTGGCGCACGAGGCCCGCGCC